The following DNA comes from Syntrophorhabdaceae bacterium.
TTGATGTTGCCGGTAAATTCACGGATCTCGATCTTTTGCACAACATTCTGTTTATCGATCCATATCTTTGCCGAGTTCGCCGTGCCGTCCTTCTTCGGCACGATCTCCAGGACTTCAAGGCTGCCGGCGACAGACTGCTGCTTTAAGGTGAAGAGTTCGTCGATCCTCGCAATGTCTTCGATGAGGTCAAGGAACGTGCCTGTCGTTTTCTCTTTCCTGATCCTTTCTTTCACAACAAAGGACTTTTCATCTTCTCCCTGCCACATGTATTTCCCATCATAAAGAAAAAACTTTACCTTCGGTGTCCTGTACTTCCACAAAAACCCTTTATGACGTTTATAGAAAAAATCCCCTTCGAACATCCTTTCCTTTTTTAAGCCCGCGATAAATATCTTCTGATGAAAAACCGCTTCCAGCGAATTCACCTCTGAATAGGTCTTCTTCAGTCCGTCGAAAGGGGAGGAAGAATCCGTTCGGCGTTCGGCGTTAGGAGTTCGGGGTTCAGCAGCATAAATATTGCCGAAACCGATACATATGAGCACAAACAAACATGCTATAACTTTTGTAAAATAAGCTTTTTTATGCTCTCCGCTGTATTTCACTGTCTCTTCAACACCTCTCTCGACTTTACTCCATCCGATGGACCGACAATCCCTTCCGTCTCCATCCGCTCTATGATCCTCGCCGCCCTGTTATAACCGATCCTGAACCTTCTCTGTATCATGCTGATAGAGGCCTCACCCCTGGTCATGACGAACTCCACCGCCTCCCGGTATTTTTCATCATCCATCTCTTCCCCTGCATCCTCCT
Coding sequences within:
- a CDS encoding outer membrane lipoprotein carrier protein LolA; translated protein: MLICIGFGNIYAAEPRTPNAERRTDSSSPFDGLKKTYSEVNSLEAVFHQKIFIAGLKKERMFEGDFFYKRHKGFLWKYRTPKVKFFLYDGKYMWQGEDEKSFVVKERIRKEKTTGTFLDLIEDIARIDELFTLKQQSVAGSLEVLEIVPKKDGTANSAKIWIDKQNVVQKIEIREFTGNINTIEFSAVKINRGVDDARFIYRPEKGKEIVER